AAACGTGGTGTATCACTTCCGCTAAATCTATGGCATCCCCCGGAATATGCAGGAACCCATTAATACCGTGCTCAACTTGTTCTCGCAGGCCACCTGAGTCGGCGACAACTAATATCGCCCCCTGCTTTCTGGCTAACCAGCGCGACTCCATAGGAATTAATCCATTCGGCTCATTTTCGGCAGACAGAACACACACCCGCGTATTACGCCACTGAATCAGGCAGGCCATCAGTTCGCGATCAAATGAATTTATAACTGAAGCGTGTATATCAAGCTGGCTGGCTAATACTGATAACTCCGGTAACACCGGATCACTGACGATAACGGCATGAATATCATCACCCAGATAACTGGCTGCTGTCAGTAACAAATCATAGCGTTTATAATGCACACCTCTTCCAAGCGTAATAGCCAGTGGATTTTCGAGTGATATTCCGTGAGCAGATAGCGTGTCGCAAATCTCTTGCTCACTGCGTATCCGAAACCATGGATCGTTAATATTTACCCCTGCGGGAACCGGTACCATGGTTTGGGGATCAGCACCATATTGTGAAACTAAGTGCTCGGACAGAAAATTGCTGATAGTACCCAGCTTGATATTAGGATCAATCTTCGCCCATTGAACAGGCAATGATTCAGCCATAAGTCTGTCAGGATTAGGTAATGGCATTTCATGATTGAATGCTGTGCCATGAGAAACATAGATAACCTTTAAATTTTCTCCTTCAATAGCAGTATGTAAGCTGACAATTAACGGGGTAAACGAAAATGGTAACTCATGGCAAAATGCCAAGGTAATATCGTAATTCTCACTAATATCAATAATCTTTGCGGCGGCGGCGGCAGAGGATATTTTCCAGTTTTGTAAGTTACCGAGAAAAGCATCACCGTAAGGCCATAAACACCCTGTTTCATTACCCAATGTCATGTTTGGTACCGTTGAGAATGATCCTCCTAGCTCATGAATTTCTTTTATATAATGAGTGTGGCAATCAATATCAAAAAATGTATTGCATTTATTGTATGCAATCTCAATAAAATGTGGCTCCAGGCAAATATTATGGGTGGACAAAAAGGCTATCACCTCAGGTAGTGCCTGAATTTGTCCTCTGATATAAGAGCCGACACCCCCAACGAATATTTGGATTCCTTCTGTAGATAAATGAATAATACCTATTCTTAGATTGTTTTTTTTATGAATGGGAAATATGTTTTCTTGCATATAAAACCTCGCAATTTTAACGAGAAATGTTATTGATTACTTTGTTTCTTCGATACCTTATAATTATTGATAAACAAAACATCCAATCCGCAACTCAAAAATAAATCAATTGCATCTTTGGGTGTTTCTACTATTGGCATACCTTTGGTATTGAGTGAAGTATTTAGCAATAGTGGTATTTTAGTCTGCTCAAAAAAAGAAGTTATCAATTTATGGAATTTTCTATTGATATCCTTTTTAACAGTTTGAACGCGAGCACTTCCATCAACATGTACGATAGAAGGGAGATCAGTTCGGTATTGTTCTTTGACATAGGCAATAAATAACATGTAGTCACTATCATGATCTAAGTGGAAATACTCTTGCACTTCTTCATGTAAAATCGCGGGTGCAAAAGGTCGGAAATCTTCCCGAAACTTCACATTGGCATTAATGTGATCTTTCATCTGCGCGCTGCGGGGATCGGCAAGAATGCTTCTGTTTCCCAACGCACGTGGCCCGAATTCAGACTCCCCTTGAAACCATGCAATGACCTGACCAGATGCAATAGAGTCGGCTGCCATGGCTTCAATATTTTCGCAGTAAGTGTATTCAATCTTGTCATTATGTTTTTCAAGCTCAGTTATTACGCTAATATCATTATAATTCTTACCAAAAAACGGCGAACCAGTATGTTTGACTCGCTCTTTTTTAAGGACTTCCAGCCAACCATAATAGCAGCACCCGATAGAAAGCCCATTGTCACCCGCTGCAGGTTGAATATATAAGTTATCGAAATTACACCCATTAATGAGCTTTTCATTCGCCGTGGCATTTAACGCAACCCCTCCGGCATAAGCGAAGTTTTTCATAGGATGAAGTTGGTAGTAATGGTTAAACAGGTAGAATAAAGCCTCTTCAAGTTTGCTTTGTGCCCAATAGGCCAGATCTGCATAATATTGGAAGTTATTTTTAAAGTGTGCTGGATCAGTATTTAGTAATGGGTCGATATTTATCCACCAGTCATTACGTAATATTACTTTTCCTGAATTTAAAAAGAACGGTTGCCAATTGATAACATTTTCTCTGCCATAGGGAGCCAGGCCCATTAATTTACCGGCACAGTCAAGTTCACCAAAAATATATAAGGCAATCCCCTCGTAAAATTCACCGATAGAATTTTCTATTTCCCAAGTTGATACGGGATAAATTTTTCTATCCTTCCGATTAACCCAGCGGGAAAAGTCTTTAAAGATGGGTAGCATTCTGCCATTTTGATAAACGTAGTAACTGCATGTTTCCCAATAACGGTAACGATTATTATAATGAATATTATCAGTGGCGGAGACATTACCATTAATATCATTACAGCTATCTACGCTACCACCATGCCCATCAATAACCACAACCCCCATATCATCAAAAGGAGATGTGCCTATTGCACTATAAGCATGAGCCAAGTGATGTGAAAGTGTCACGACAGGCACCATAGGAGGCAAAATTCTATTTTTGCGATATTCTAATTGTTCACTAAATATTGGGTTATGAGAATTTTGCTCTACGATTAATGTCAGATCATTATATTCAATACCCGCAGCGTCTAAACAGTATTGAATAGTAGCATTATCATTAAAACCATCATGTTTTATTCTTGATATTCTTTCCTTTTCTATTGCAAATATAATCTCTCCGTCTTTCATTAAGCAGGTGGAACCATCATGAGATAGGGCAGTG
The sequence above is drawn from the Yersinia enterocolitica subsp. enterocolitica genome and encodes:
- a CDS encoding glycosyltransferase family 4 protein codes for the protein MQENIFPIHKKNNLRIGIIHLSTEGIQIFVGGVGSYIRGQIQALPEVIAFLSTHNICLEPHFIEIAYNKCNTFFDIDCHTHYIKEIHELGGSFSTVPNMTLGNETGCLWPYGDAFLGNLQNWKISSAAAAAKIIDISENYDITLAFCHELPFSFTPLIVSLHTAIEGENLKVIYVSHGTAFNHEMPLPNPDRLMAESLPVQWAKIDPNIKLGTISNFLSEHLVSQYGADPQTMVPVPAGVNINDPWFRIRSEQEICDTLSAHGISLENPLAITLGRGVHYKRYDLLLTAASYLGDDIHAVIVSDPVLPELSVLASQLDIHASVINSFDRELMACLIQWRNTRVCVLSAENEPNGLIPMESRWLARKQGAILVVADSGGLREQVEHGINGFLHIPGDAIDLAEVIHHVCQLTEREIANIRLASATLIEERYHWRKQILTPLSHLIPQIAALD
- a CDS encoding carbamoyltransferase family protein; protein product: MHKPIYILGTALSHDGSTCLMKDGEIIFAIEKERISRIKHDGFNDNATIQYCLDAAGIEYNDLTLIVEQNSHNPIFSEQLEYRKNRILPPMVPVVTLSHHLAHAYSAIGTSPFDDMGVVVIDGHGGSVDSCNDINGNVSATDNIHYNNRYRYWETCSYYVYQNGRMLPIFKDFSRWVNRKDRKIYPVSTWEIENSIGEFYEGIALYIFGELDCAGKLMGLAPYGRENVINWQPFFLNSGKVILRNDWWINIDPLLNTDPAHFKNNFQYYADLAYWAQSKLEEALFYLFNHYYQLHPMKNFAYAGGVALNATANEKLINGCNFDNLYIQPAAGDNGLSIGCCYYGWLEVLKKERVKHTGSPFFGKNYNDISVITELEKHNDKIEYTYCENIEAMAADSIASGQVIAWFQGESEFGPRALGNRSILADPRSAQMKDHINANVKFREDFRPFAPAILHEEVQEYFHLDHDSDYMLFIAYVKEQYRTDLPSIVHVDGSARVQTVKKDINRKFHKLITSFFEQTKIPLLLNTSLNTKGMPIVETPKDAIDLFLSCGLDVLFINNYKVSKKQSNQ